In Phaeodactylum tricornutum CCAP 1055/1 chromosome 32, whole genome shotgun sequence, a single window of DNA contains:
- a CDS encoding predicted protein has translation MNLRAFLWKARLFVLSFFNSLFIPVAFLYLGINVQLLYSPGKAIELTREHFWGGQPNDSPVVCFAGAARKSLDPQHDPRLFWSTFGKISEEPSLLLLTQRSNAMSSAEQKLSSDSFSVSNLSQLTEEVDSLDGSYETSRFLRKMPSQSRSYPASFSNNQRHSRLPFSTIGLYGRDSHKETLQARFRDQALSVEGGSTCLVTLAGPAGAGKSALASQMEPFCADYGGFFVSGKFDAHRVGETDQDPYAAIRVACNQLAEKILRCDQDLLSERCDTDSQPLSRTSSTVVQPSTHSSKSISQQEEQIAARNFSFTDIQSKLQQELGDEDLTLLLRVVPVLAEVLGLNRSTIVALDRPWDQGTVEATDVQAQKHRLYSSFRHFFRTVGSFGTVLLVLDDVQWADAASLELIEFLVATEGPTREMRQSTRLMLIVSYRDNEVDEDHRFAQMMDRLKKRDLDDVNKNGKAVSHIEEISVDNLSVAEVTEFLADLMWIEEHRVRPLAELVHGKTLGNAFYLIQFLTSLVDEDILQAAPGSRSWSWDMERAAMHIDATANVVDLMRVKLNKMPRDTRSILKLLSCLGSTFALSIEPNSFDLGESAPREAPSTGRKALECLEHCVMEGWIVRLRRNLYLWVHDKIQEAVLSLIEPAYLPTLQRRIGELLLDKLSDSELEGNAFVVANLLNAGIQGMALSAARRIQTAKTNLAAAKRAIASASLSSAVRYLERGIMVVPEDHWSTHYKFSLDLFSTAAEAEYCIGNFNRVQRYSGQILAQTQRPLLDHRRAYNALMDAIGSQDQHLEAANLCLEVLEKLGCPFPKRGVGLKIAFGFLKAKVSVKTISSELVSKMPVMTKDLELWVMSLLDKLFTFLYLAGSEMLPLSVLKSLQWTRKKGVSEFSPSAFARLGMSFTAFLGDPQTGKEFAEHALSLLNKVKSGKAESRTLMLVHSFVMPWSCPLKKTLEPLFRAYETGMATGFSENPMWCIYFMKEHSIHLGIPISKVLADFPSLISCMDKFQQLRQRDCCKIVGQALLNLSGQGKTPYVLTGELMNQDLMWNAAMDANDVVAIASLQRWRLYVAFYFEEYQIMMQLLEDTNLGSTIEKAQPGLYGLCPMIFHNGLACISMMRETGNNKYTVWARRFANTIKKWVDKGNPNVKHYDALLNAELAALFGKHSLAMRFFGSAILFSGSGGFKNDQALVYERFGEYNLKQGNVNEAKYGLEQAIQLYEAWGAHGKVNLIKQKHILLLAPPVEINVSIDE, from the exons ATGAATCTTAGAGCGTTTCTATGGAAGGCCCGGCTCTTTGTTTTATCCTTCTTTAAT TCTCTTTTTATTCCAGTCGCGTTTTTGTATCTAGGCATCAATGTCCAGTTACTATATAGTCCCGGAAAGGCAATTGAACTGACACGTGAGCATTTTTGGGGCGGGCAACCCAACGACAGTCCCGTTGTTTGTTTTGCGGGGGCAGCCCGAAAGAGTTTGGACCCCCAACACGACC CCAGACTTTTCTGGAGCACCTTTGGTAAAATTAGTGAAGAACCG TCTCTTCTTTTGTTGACCCAGCGTAGCAACGCCATGTCTTCTGCTGAGCAGAAACTTTCATCCGACTCGTTTTCTGTCTCAAACTTGAGTCAGCTGACCGAAGAAGTTGATAGTCTGGATGGTAGCTATGAAACCAGCCGCTTTCTGAGAAAAATGCCCAGCCAATCTCGCTCGTATCCTGCCTCGTTTTCGAACAACCAACGGCACTCTCGCCTGCCCTTTTCGACTATTGGTCTTTACGGAAGGGATAGTCACAAAGAAACTCTGCAGGCTAGGTTTCGAGATCAAGCCTTGTCGGTCGAAGGAGGATCCACGTGTTTGGTTACATTGGCTGGTCCAGCGGGGGCGGGAAAATCTGCCCTTGCCTCGCAAATGGAGCCGTTCTGTGCCGACTATGGCGGCTTTTTCGTGTCAGGAAAATTCGACGCTCATCGTGTTGGCGAAACTGATCAGGATCCTTACGCTGCGATCCGTGTGGCTTGTAATCAGCTAGCGGAAAAAATATTGCGCTGTGATCAGGACCTACTCTCTGAGCGTTGTGACACCGACTCTCAGCCGCTCTCTAGAACATCCTCCACGGTTGTTCAGCCATCGACACATTCTTCAAAAAGCATCAGCCAACAAGAGGAGCAGATAGCTGCCCGAAATTTTTCCTTTACAGATATTCAGTCCAAGCTTCAACAAGAATTAGGTGACGAAGACTTGACTTTGCTACTGCGTGTTGTTCCAGTGCTGGCTGAAGTGCTCGGACTGAATCGCAGCACCATTGTTGCGCTGGACCGCCCTTGGGACCAAGGAACTGTAGAAGCCACTGACGTCCAAGCGCAAAAACACCGCCTGTATAGTTCATTTCGCCATTTTTTTCGCACTGTTGGAAGTTTTGGAACGGTCCTCTTGGTTTTGGACGATGTGCAGTGGGCCGATGCTGCCAGCTTGGAATTAATCGAATTTTTGGTCGCTACTGAAGGTCCCACGCGGGAAATGAGGCAGTCGACTCGGCTGATGCTCATAGTATCTTACCGAGACAACGAAGTTGACGAGGATCATCGTTTTGCACAAATGATGGATCGGTTGAAGAAACGGGATCTTGACGACGTAAATAAAAATGGCAAAGCAGTATCTCATATCGAAGAAATTTCAGTGGATAATCTGTCCGTCGCGGAAGTCACAGAGTTCTTGGCGGATTTGATGTGGATTGAAGAGCATCGAGTTCGTCCATTGGCGGAGCTTGTCCACGGAAAGACTTTGGGCAACGCTTTTTATCTTATCCAGTTCTTGACCTCCCTTGTGGATGAAGACATTCTACAGGCAGCACCTGGAAGTCGCTCCTGGTCGTGGGATATGGAACGTGCTGCCATGCACATTGACGCTACAGCTAATGTTGTCGATCTCATGCGTGTGAAACTAAACAAAATGCCTCGCGATACTCGTTCCATCTTAAAGTTACTTTCATGTTTGGGATCCACCTTTGCACTCAGCATA GAACCAAATTCATTTGATTTGGGAGAGTCGGCTCCTCGAGAGGCCCCATCGACTGGTCGTAAAGCACTTGAATGTCTCGAACATTGCGTGATGGAAGGATGGATTGTGCGCTTACGACGGAATTTGTACCTTTGGGTGCACGATAAGATTCAGGAAGCTGTGCTCTCGCTGATTGAACCCGCATATTTGCCTACGTTGCAACGTCGGATTGGTGAATTATTACTGGACAAGCTTTCCGACTCGGAGCTCGAAGGCAATGCATTTGTTGTGGCTAATCTGTTAAATGCTGGTATTCAAGGAATGGCTCTGTCAGCGGCCCGGCGTATTCAGACTGCAAAAACAAATCTTGCTGCTGCGAAAAGGGCCATAGCTTCGGCATCGCTTTCGTCGGCCGTGCGGTATCTAGAAAGAGGCATTATGGTAGTTCCCGAAGATCACTGGTCTACCCACTACAAGTTCAGCCTAGATTTGTTCTCGACTGCTGCTGAAGCCGAGTATTGTATTGGAAATTTCAATAGAGTCCAGAGGTATTCCGGTCAAATACTGGCTCAGACCCAACGTCCATTGTTGGATCATAGACGAGCGTACAATGCACTGATGGATGCAATTGGTTCGCAAGATCAACATCTTGAGGCTGCGAATTTATGTTTGGAGGTACTTGAAAAGCTTGGCTGCCCTTTCCCAAAACGTGGTGTCGGACTCAAGATCGCTTTTGGATTTTTAAAAGCAAAAGTTTCTGTCAAAACTATATCGTCCGAGCTTGTGTCGAAAATGCCTGTTATGACAAAAGATCTGGAGCTCTGGGTGATGTCATTGTTGGATAAATTATTTACGTTTTTGTACCTAGCCGGATCTGAGATGTTACCGCTTTCGGTTTTGAAAAGCCTTCAATGGACTCGCAAAAAGGGTGTTAGTGAGTTTTCTCCTTCGGCTTTTGCTCGACTGGGCATGAGTTTTACAGCTTTTCTTGGCGACCCCCAAACGGGAAAAGAGTTTGCGGAACATGCTTTGTCGTTGCTTAATAAAGTGAAGTCCGGCAAGGCTGAATCTCGAACACTTATGCTTGTCCATTCCTTCGTCATGCCATGGTCATGCCCATTGAAGAAAACACTTGAGCCTTTGTTTCGGGCTTACGAAACAGGAATGGCTACCGGATTTTCAGAAAATCCGATGTGGTGTATTTATTTTATGAAAGAGCACAGCATCCATTTAGGGATTCCGATTAGCAAGGTTTTAGCCGATTTTCCCAGTCTCATTTCTTGCATGGACAAATTTCAGCAATTAAGGCAGCGGGACTGCTGCAAAATTGTTGGACAGGCCCTGCTTAATCTGTCTGGACAAGGAAAAACACCGTATGTTCTGACGGGTGAACTCATGAATCAGGATCTGATGTGGAATGCGGCCATGGACGCCAATGATGTGGTAGCCATAGCCTCTCTTCAGCGCTGGCGATTGTATGTAGCTTTCTACTTCGAAGAATATCAAATAATGATGCAGCTACTGGAAGACACAAATCTGGGGTCCACAATTGAGAAAGCGCAGCCTGGATTGTACGGGCTTTGTCCGATGATCTTCCATAACGGTCTTGCTTGTATATCAATGATGCGGGAAACAGGCAACAACAAATACACCGTATGGGCGAGAAGATTCGCCAATACTATCAAGAAATGGGTAGACAAAGGC AATCCTAACGTTAAGCACTATGACGCGTTGCTGAATGCAGAATTGGCCGCTCTCTTCGGGAAACATTCCTTGGCCATGAGATTCTTTGGTTCCGCCATTCTATTTTCCGGTAGCGGTGGCTTTAAAAACGACCAAGCCTTAGTATACGAACGTTTTGGTGAATACAATCTGAAGCAGGGCAACGTCAATGAAGCCAAGTACGGACTCGAGCAGGCAATACAACTGTATGAAGCATGGGGCGCGCATGGCAAGGTCAATCTTATCAAACAGAAGCATATCTTGCTATTGGCTCCGCCAGTTGAAATTAATGTTTCGATCGATGAATAA
- a CDS encoding predicted protein has translation MINNALFRGGLAALLFFSCTTTILRNRETDASRENAASLHKYQDTQEHTFAVPATKVTAITPKADQFEAVRRLGSSSKGKGGDSGKSGKGSSVSSKGKGGDSGKSGKGSDSGKSGKGSDSGKSGKGSDSGKSGKGSSVSSKGKGSDSGKSGKGSNSGKSGKGSDSGKSGKGSDSGKSGKGSESGKSGKGSDSGKSGKGSSVSSKGKGSDSGKSGKGSNSGKSGKGSDSGKSGKGSDSGKSGKGSDSGKSGKGSDSGKSGKGSSVSSKGKGSDSGKSGKGSNSGKSGKGSDSGKSGKGSDSGKSGKGSDSGKSGKGSDSGKSGKGSDSGKSGKGSDSGKSGKGSDSGKSGKGSDHGKGKGKGKGLDASSKGKGSGNGEAGKGKGKGKGLDASSKGKGSNKSPNGKGKGKGKGKGKGI, from the coding sequence ATGATCAATAATGCCTTGTTCCGTGGTGGGCTAGCAGCTTTGCTATTCTTTTCCTGTACCACCACCATCTTGCGGAATAGGGAAACCGATGCGTCTAGGGAAAACGCTGCTTCGCTTCACAAGTATCAAGACACTCAAGAACATACATTCGCGGTTCCCGCGACAAAAGTCACGGCAATCACCCCAAAGGCTGACCAATTCGAAGCTGTCCGACGCCTTGGTAGTTCCTCTAAGGGCAAAGGAGGCGACAGTGGCAAGTCCGGTAAAGGTTCGAGTGTATCCTCCAagggcaaaggcggcgacAGTGGCAAATCCGGTAAAGGCAGCGATAGTGGCAAGTCCGGTAAAGGAAGCGACAGTGGTAAATCCGGCAAGGGCAGCGACAGCGGCAAGTCCGGCAAAGGCTCAAGTGTATCCTCCAAAGGCAAGGGTAGCGATAGTGGCAAGTCCGGTAAAGGCAGCAACAGTGGCAAGTCCGGTAAAGGCAGCGATAGTGGCAAATCCGGTAAAGGCAGCGATAGTGGCAAGTCCGGTAAAGGAAGCGAGAGTGGTAAATCCGGCAAGGGCAGCGACAGCGGCAAGTCCGGCAAAGGCTCAAGTGTATCCTCCAAAGGCAAGGGCAGCGATAGTGGCAAGTCCGGTAAAGGCAGCAACAGTGGCAAGTCCGGTAAAGGCAGCGATAGTGGCAAGTCCGGTAAAGGCAGCGATAGTGGCAAGTCCGGTAAAGGAAGCGACAGTGGTAAATCCGGCAAGGGCAGCGACAGCGGCAAGTCCGGCAAAGGCTCAAGTGTATCCTCCAAAGGCAAGGGTAGCGATAGTGGCAAGTCCGGTAAAGGCAGCAACAGTGGCAAGTCTGGCAAGGGCAGCGACAGTGGCAAGTCCGGCAAGGGCAGCGACAGTGGCAAGTCCGGTAAAGGAAGCGATAGTGGTAAATCCGGCAAGGGCAGCGACAGTGGCAAGTCTGGCAAGGGCAGCGACAGTGGCAAGTCTGGCAAGGGCAGCGATAGTGGCAAGTCCGGCAAGGGCAGCGACAGTGGCAAATCCGGCAAGGGCAGCGACCACGGGaagggcaaaggaaaggGTAAGGGCTTGGACGCCTCCTCAAAGGGCAAGGGCTCTGGCAACGGCGAGGCGGGaaagggcaaaggaaaggGCAAGGGCTTAGATGCCTCCTCTAAAGGCAAAGGTTCCAACAAATCACCTAATGGTAAaggcaaaggaaaaggcaaaggaaaaggcaaggGGATTTGA